The following are from one region of the Osmerus mordax isolate fOsmMor3 chromosome 1, fOsmMor3.pri, whole genome shotgun sequence genome:
- the fam210b gene encoding protein FAM210B, mitochondrial has translation MFLGRKVRLSTAAVGEAWNSIYAQVTLNRLGDVTCSTLRYRHTFQCPGAFSRSVCCPDLELSPCEKRRGEMFTAKNYLDSSRLIISQWEHLARVTPIAPSLSRSQNKSNVLHNSNTCKSLSALILVNANGRSKLGTVHSVLFTNDTTFCSTRFLSTIVQMRASSTATKEKRGAGTSEDAVTDNKENPSQSSSFPGPDPGPGPGPGPGEDKPSRTQQLKKVFKEYGAVGVSFHVCISLMSLGMFYLAVSSGIDMAGLLCKLGFSESVVQSKMAAGTSTLVLAYAVHKLFAPVRISITLVSVPLIVRHFRKTGLFRPPGSAP, from the exons ATGTTTCTCGGTCGCAAAGTGAGATTGTCGACAGCGGCTGTAGGTGAAGCTTGGAACTCCATATACGCGCAAGTCACATTAAACAGACTGGGGGACGTTACCTGCTCGACATTACGTTATAGACATACATTTCAATGTCCTGGAGCTTTTAGTCGATCCGTCTGTTGTCCGGACCTAGAACTCTCACCATGTGAAAAGCGACGAGGGGAAATGTTCACCGCCAAAAACTACCTGGATTCGTCCCGTTTAATAATTTCGCAGTGGGAACATTTAGCTCGGGTAACCCCTATTGCTCCAAGTCTCTCTCGGAGTCAAAACAAAAGTAACGTTTTACACAACAGCAATACATGTAAGTCTTTATCTGCGCTCATCTTAGTAAATGCAAACGGGCGCAGTAAACTCGGTACAGTTCACTCTGTTTTGTTTACAAATGACACGACGTTCTGCTCAACGCGTTTCCTCTCCACTATTGTGCAAATGAGAGCTTCATCTACCGCTACCAAGGAGAAGCGCGGGGCAGGCACCTCAGAGGACGCAGTCACGGACAACAAAGAG AacccctcccagtcctcctcgttcccagggccagacccagggccggggccggggccggggccgggggagGACAAGCCCAGCAGGACCCAGCAGCTGAAGAAGGTGTTCAAGGAGTATGGTGCTGTAGGCGTCTCCTTCCACGTCTGCATCTCCCTCATGTCCCTGGGCATGTTCTACCTTGCAGTGTCCAG TGGGATAGACATGGCAGGTTTGCTATGCAAGCTGGGCTTCAGTGAAAGTGTGGTCCAGTCCAAGATGGCTGCCGGCACCAGCACTCTGGTGTTGGCCTACGCCGTGCACAAGCTGTTCGCCCCCGTACGCATCAGCATCACCCTGGTGTCTGTTCCTCTCATCGTGAGACACTTCAGAAAGACTGGCCTCTTCAGACCCCCTGGGTCTGCACCAtga